DNA from Solidesulfovibrio fructosivorans JJ]:
AGCGCGGGCGCGGGGTGCCGGTGCTCCTGGTGTGCGAGGAGGCCCACCGCTACGTGCCGCGCGACTCGGCCGCCGCGTTCGGCCCGACCCGCCGGGCGCTTTCGCGCATCGCCAAGGAGGGCCGCAAGTACGGCGTGTCTCTCGGGCTTGTTACCCAGCGCCCCTCGGAGATCTCCGAAACCGTGCTGTCCCAGGTCAACACCCTGGTGTCGCTTCGCATGAGCAACGAGCAGGACCAGCTTTTCGTGCGCCGGGCCATGCCGGAAAACGCGGCCGGGCTTTTGTCCGCCCTGCCGGCGCTGCGCACCCAGGAGGCGGTGGTGGTGGGCGAGGGCGTGCCCGTGCCCATGCGCATCCGCCTGCGCGATCTGGCCGACGGCGAACGGCCGCGCAGCGACACGGCGCGCTTTTCCGAAGTCTGGTCCGCGCCGCGTAACGAGCCGGGTTTTATCGCCGACACGATTGAGCGTTGGCGAAGGCAGGCGCGTTGATGCCCCCGTTTCTTGTCAATCCCCGGGGAAGAAGGTAGGGGGCGGAAAAGAGAGGACCAAGGAGTCGTGTTCATGCAACTTGTCTTGCCGATCGTGACGGCGCTTCTTGTCGTCGCGACGGCGTTTCCCACACTGGCCGCCGGGCCGAAAATGGCCACCGTGCCGACCTCGGCGACCGAAATCCACGGCATCGCGCTGCCCGATCCCGTGGCCGCCGCCAAGCGCGACGCGAAGCTGCGGGAGGCCGGGCACCGTTTCGACGGCAGAAAGCCCGTGGCCTGCCGTTACCCGGCGCTCATCGAGAACAAGCAGCTTTTGCGCTGGGTCAATATCTACAGCCGGAAAAACGGCCTCGATCCGAGGCTCGTCTACGCGCTGATCGAACAGGAGTCGCGGTTCAACCCCTGCGCGGTCTCGCCCAAGGGCGCCCAAGGCATCATGCAGATCATGCCCGACACCCAAAAAGTGCTGGGGCTCAGCGAGCCGTTCGACCCGGAGCGCAATATCGCCGCGGGAACGAAATATTTGCGGTCTATGCTGGACCGGTTTCAGACCGAGGTCATGGCCCTGGCCGCCTACAACGCCGGCCCCGGGGCCGTGGCCAAGCACGGTGGGGTGCCGCCCTATGAGGAAACCAAGGACTACGTGCTGAAAGTCGTGGACCGCTATTTTTACCTGCGCCAGCGCTATCCGGTGGAAGACCTCGATTCCATGCACAAGAAGCTGACCCTGACCGACGCCGCGCCCCTGGCCGGCAGACGGGAGAACCCATGAGCGAAGTCCTCTGGCCCGAAGCGGGGCGGCCCGCGCCGGATTTTTCCCTGCCCGACGCTTCCGGGCAGGTCCATTCCCTGGCCGATTTCGCCGGCCGCTGGCTGGCGCTCTATTTCTATCCGCGCGACATGACCAGCGGCTGTACCACCGAGGCCCTGGAATTCTCCACCCTCATGCCCCGGTTCGTCGAGCTTGACGCGGCCGTGGTCGGCATAAGCCGCGACGCCCCGGCCTCCCACGAGAAATTTATCGTCAAAAACGACCTGACCGTGCGGTTGCTGTCCGACCCGGATACGGCCGTTCACAAGGCCTACGGCGCTTGGCGGCTGAAAAAGGCTTACGGCAAGGAGTCCATGGGCGTGGTGCGTTCCACCTTTCTCATCGACCCCGAGGGCGTGGTGCGCCGGGCCTGGCCCAAGGTGGCCAAGGCCGCCGGGCACGCCGAAGCGGTGCTCAAGGCCCTGACCGGGCTGGCGCAAGGGTAACGCCCCATGTCCTTGTGCGTCTCGCGGCTCCAATCGGGCGGGCTTATCGCCACCTACCAGTGCCAAAGCGCCTGTCCCCATTGCCTGTATCGGGGCGGCCCGGCTCGCGAAGGCGCATACATGGACCAGGGGCTGGCCACGACCCTTTTCGCCAAGGCGCGGGAGCTCGGCGCGGCGGCCATGCACATCGGCGGCGGCGAACCCCTGTCCGACCCCCTGTCCCTGGCCGGCTTGCTGGCGGCCGCCGACGAGGCGGGCATGCCCATCGAATATGTGGAGACGAGCGGGGCCTGG
Protein-coding regions in this window:
- a CDS encoding lytic transglycosylase domain-containing protein; protein product: MQLVLPIVTALLVVATAFPTLAAGPKMATVPTSATEIHGIALPDPVAAAKRDAKLREAGHRFDGRKPVACRYPALIENKQLLRWVNIYSRKNGLDPRLVYALIEQESRFNPCAVSPKGAQGIMQIMPDTQKVLGLSEPFDPERNIAAGTKYLRSMLDRFQTEVMALAAYNAGPGAVAKHGGVPPYEETKDYVLKVVDRYFYLRQRYPVEDLDSMHKKLTLTDAAPLAGRRENP
- a CDS encoding peroxiredoxin → MSEVLWPEAGRPAPDFSLPDASGQVHSLADFAGRWLALYFYPRDMTSGCTTEALEFSTLMPRFVELDAAVVGISRDAPASHEKFIVKNDLTVRLLSDPDTAVHKAYGAWRLKKAYGKESMGVVRSTFLIDPEGVVRRAWPKVAKAAGHAEAVLKALTGLAQG